A section of the Spirosoma pollinicola genome encodes:
- a CDS encoding beta-ketoacyl-[acyl-carrier-protein] synthase family protein, whose product MRKRVVITGLGVAAPNGVGVPSFLDAIQHGRSGIAFQPILAELKFSCQIGGIPPITEEIKQKYFTDLQLRQLNSSGIIYGVIAGMEAWHNAGLSVAAEQPDWDSGIVFGTGILGIDKFRESIYKVDEGQVRRLGSTTVVQTMTSGVSAYLGGMIGCGNQLTANSSACATGTEALLLAYERIASGQATRMLAGSCSDHGPYIWGGFDAMRVTPYQFNDAPERASRPLSASASGFVPGSGAGALVLESLESALSRKATIYAEVLGGHLNSGGQRGGGSMTAPNALGVKRCIQQAIEQAGIQPNEIDVIDGHLTATIKDSAEVTAWCEALDRRGADFPYINSLKAMVGHCLSAAGSIECVAAVLELHEGFIYPSINCEDLHPEVSNLIAPKKIPQQLIEQPIQVLAKANFGFGDVNACVILKKFNS is encoded by the coding sequence ATGCGTAAACGAGTCGTAATTACCGGGCTTGGCGTGGCAGCTCCCAATGGGGTTGGCGTCCCTTCTTTCTTAGACGCTATTCAGCACGGTCGCAGCGGTATTGCGTTTCAACCGATTCTGGCTGAGTTAAAATTCTCATGTCAGATTGGGGGCATTCCTCCCATTACGGAAGAAATCAAACAGAAATATTTTACCGATTTACAGCTTCGGCAGCTCAATAGCAGTGGCATCATTTACGGTGTCATTGCTGGCATGGAAGCTTGGCACAATGCTGGTCTGTCTGTTGCCGCCGAACAACCCGACTGGGACAGCGGCATTGTGTTTGGCACCGGTATTTTGGGAATCGACAAGTTCAGGGAGTCTATATATAAGGTCGATGAGGGGCAGGTCAGGCGGTTGGGCAGTACTACCGTTGTGCAGACAATGACCAGTGGCGTCAGTGCCTATCTAGGTGGTATGATTGGTTGCGGCAATCAGCTAACCGCCAATTCATCAGCCTGCGCAACGGGCACAGAGGCCCTTTTACTGGCCTACGAACGCATTGCGAGCGGTCAGGCAACCCGGATGCTGGCTGGCAGTTGCAGCGATCACGGCCCTTATATCTGGGGTGGTTTCGATGCCATGCGCGTTACGCCCTACCAATTTAATGACGCTCCCGAACGCGCATCAAGACCACTCAGTGCTTCGGCAAGCGGTTTTGTGCCCGGCAGTGGTGCGGGGGCGCTGGTACTGGAATCGCTGGAATCTGCCCTGAGCCGCAAGGCAACAATTTATGCTGAAGTGCTGGGGGGACACTTGAATTCGGGTGGTCAGCGGGGAGGTGGGTCCATGACAGCCCCTAATGCATTGGGCGTAAAACGATGCATTCAGCAAGCCATTGAGCAGGCAGGCATTCAACCCAACGAAATAGATGTGATTGATGGCCATTTGACGGCCACCATAAAAGACTCAGCTGAAGTGACCGCCTGGTGCGAAGCCTTAGATCGGCGGGGAGCGGATTTTCCGTATATAAATTCACTCAAGGCAATGGTTGGGCATTGCCTGAGCGCAGCCGGGAGCATCGAGTGTGTGGCCGCCGTGCTCGAATTGCACGAAGGATTCATTTACCCATCTATCAATTGCGAAGACCTGCATCCAGAAGTTTCGAATCTGATAGCACCCAAAAAAATCCCCCAGCAACTAATTGAGCAACCCATTCAGGTACTGGCAAAGGCCAACTTTGGTTTTGGCGACGTGAATGCGTGTGTAATTTTAAAGAAGTTTAACTCCTGA
- a CDS encoding 3-hydroxyacyl-ACP dehydratase FabZ family protein, which translates to MQNFTHIYEKLPYSKPFLFVDALHHIDENGVEGSYTFPEDSSFYAGHFKQKPVTPGVILTEVMAQIGLVCLGIFLLDDSLSTEYTVAMTATQIDFYKPVFPTETVTVRSTKEYFRFQKLKCKVEMLNSRGELVCRGTISGMMKPTNHA; encoded by the coding sequence TTGCAGAATTTTACGCACATCTACGAAAAGCTACCCTATAGCAAACCCTTTTTGTTTGTCGATGCCCTGCATCATATTGACGAAAACGGCGTTGAAGGCAGTTATACCTTTCCCGAAGATTCCTCTTTTTACGCGGGTCATTTCAAACAGAAACCCGTAACGCCGGGCGTTATTCTGACCGAAGTGATGGCCCAGATCGGTTTAGTTTGCCTGGGCATTTTTTTGCTGGATGATTCCCTTTCAACCGAATATACCGTTGCTATGACGGCTACCCAAATTGACTTCTACAAACCCGTTTTCCCAACAGAAACCGTCACGGTTCGGTCAACAAAAGAGTATTTTCGATTCCAGAAGTTAAAATGTAAAGTCGAGATGCTAAACAGCCGGGGCGAACTGGTTTGCCGGGGCACCATTTCGGGGATGATGAAACCGACCAATCATGCGTAA
- a CDS encoding SDR family oxidoreductase: MVKEFAHRDYWAVILGGSSGLGLATARKLANHGLNLCIIHRTRKVDLPEVEQAFRQIETEGVLLKQFNVDATNPEKRASVLTALKEVLGQVGKVRTLVHSIAKGNLKPMIAENQRQLQHDDFQLTIDSMAISLYDWTNELLAAGLFASDARIISFTSEGSQKAWKNYAAVSAAKAALEAISRSIALEMAPFGIRANCIMAGVTDTASFRLIPGADALREHSQQRNPFSRLTTPEDVANVVYLLCRDEAAWINGAVIPVNGGEHLQ, encoded by the coding sequence GTGGTAAAGGAATTTGCACACAGAGACTATTGGGCAGTTATTCTGGGCGGCAGCTCGGGTTTAGGCCTGGCAACCGCCAGAAAGCTGGCTAACCATGGCTTGAACCTGTGCATCATTCACCGCACCCGAAAAGTAGATTTGCCCGAAGTCGAACAGGCATTTAGGCAAATTGAAACCGAAGGCGTCTTACTTAAACAATTTAATGTCGATGCAACCAACCCCGAAAAACGGGCCAGTGTCCTTACAGCTTTAAAAGAAGTTCTGGGTCAGGTCGGAAAAGTTAGAACGCTCGTTCACAGTATTGCCAAAGGAAATTTGAAGCCCATGATTGCCGAAAATCAACGGCAACTTCAGCATGACGATTTTCAGCTAACGATCGACTCAATGGCGATCAGCTTATATGACTGGACGAACGAGCTACTGGCCGCCGGGCTATTTGCATCCGATGCACGCATTATTAGCTTTACGAGCGAGGGCAGCCAGAAAGCCTGGAAAAACTACGCGGCTGTTTCGGCGGCTAAAGCCGCTCTGGAAGCTATCTCTCGCAGTATTGCGCTAGAAATGGCACCGTTTGGTATCCGGGCCAACTGCATTATGGCGGGCGTTACAGACACAGCCTCTTTTCGACTGATTCCGGGGGCCGATGCCTTACGCGAGCATAGTCAACAACGGAACCCATTTTCGCGTTTAACCACGCCCGAGGATGTGGCCAACGTTGTTTATTTGTTATGTAGAGACGAAGCTGCCTGGATCAATGGCGCAGTTATTCCGGTAAACGGGGGCGAACACCTTCAATAA